The Candidatus Zixiibacteriota bacterium region CTATTGATGAATTGTGAAATTATTCCCTACAGCCAGATAATGAGAAAGACAGTTATCGATGGAAGTAATGTTTCGGGGTTTCAGAGAACTGTTCTTATTGCGAGAAATGGATGGGTTGAAACTGAACAAGGAAGGGTTGGAATAAATGCAATTATGTTGGAAGAAGATGCAGCGAGAGCTGCATCTGGAAAAGATGAAGAAGAGACGGCGGAGAATGTTAAAATCTACAAATTGGATAGACTAGGCATTCCTTTGGTAGAGATTGCAACCGCTCCTGATATTAAAACTCCCGAACAGGTAAAAGAGGTTGCTCTTCACATCGGAGAGATTTTGAGAGCTTGTAAAGTTAAAAGAGGGTTAACGGGAAAAGCGAGAACTCCCTCAATGGGTTTGATATATCTTTTCAAGGTTCCAGCCTGCCGGTAATATTTGATTTCGTTAAGACTTAAGGCGTCCTTCAGTTCAAAACCTCCCACATGCACGCGATTTAATCGCGATAAATAGGCGCCGCAGCCGACCCTTTCGCCGATTTCGTTGGCCAGGGCGCGGATATAAGTCCCTTTGGAGCAGCAAACGACAAAACTGATAAAAGGAAGGTTCAATCTGGTCAAATTGATATCATTGATTTCAATTTCTCTCTCAGGCGTTTCCACCTGTTCCCCGCGGCGGGCCAATTTATATAATCGTTGCCCATTCATTTTGACCGCAGAAAAGGCCGGAACCCTCTGTTTGATTACTCCTTTGAATTCGGAAAGGATTTCGGCAACCTCCTTTGCGCCCAACTCGGGGACCACCCTCACGGTGGATTCATCCATGATTCCCTCGCTGTCAAAAGTTGAAGAGCGTATGCCCAGCTTGATTTCGGCCTCATAGGTCTTATCCGCCTCGGCCAGGAATTGCGCGATTTTTGTGGCGCGACCCAGACAGATGACCAGAAGTCCGGTTGCGCGCGGGTCGAGCGTTCCGGTATGACCGATTCTTCGCTGACCGATAGCCTGCCTCAAATTGGAGATAACATCATGGCTGGAAACGCCATAAGGCTTGTTGCAAAGAAGGATGCCATCATATTGAACCATTGACGATCTCCTTCAATTCCTCCAGCACTACTTTTCGCGCCGCCTCGAGTGGCAACTCGATCATGAATCCTGCGGCGCTATGATGTCCGCCGCCGCCGTACTTGTGGGCCAGGCGGGAAACATCCAGACTATCGCGCGAACGCAACGAGACTTTGGTACGATTGCCATTGATTTCTTTAAGCAATCCGCCGACAATTACGCCATGGCCGAATAGGGAGAAATCTGTCAGGCCATCGGCCTCGCTCAAATCGGCGCCATTCTTCTCAAGAGTGCTCTGCTCCAATTGAAGAAGACAGATTTTCCCATTTTCAAAGAAACTGATGCCGGAAAGTACTGCGCCGGTGAGTAAGAGGGTGGAACTGGGCAGAGAATAATAGATGTTGTCGCAGATATCCCTCTGATTGGCGCCTGCTTCAATGAGGCGTCCCGCTATTTCCATAGTTCTTCTTTTGGTGGAGCCATAACGAAATCTGCCGGTATCGGTTAAGATAGCCGCATAGAGCCAGGTGGCGGTTTTTTGATCGATGGGAATATCGGCCTCGATGAACAGCTCCGCCAGCATTTCGCCGACCGAGGAAATTTCGCTATCCAGGTAATTGACGGTGCCGAAATTTCGATTATCAGGGTGATGATCGATGTTTATTATCAGCGTTTCAGGGGTCACCAATTTCTCGGCTCCTCCCGTTCGCTCCAATCCAGGACATTCGAGGACAATGGCCAGGTCAAAGTTCATTCCGCCGTCATATTTCGTGATATCATTGATCAGCGCTATATCGGGAAGAAATCGATATTTGAAAGGTATGGTCCCCCGGTTTAGAATCAGTCCGTTTTTCCCCAGATTGGTGATTAACTGAAGCAGGGCCAGCTGCGAGCCGATGGAATCTCCGTCAGGTTCCTCATGCGAGCTTATCAGAACAGATTGCGAGCTCTTGATGATTTCGAATAATTTGGCGCTATTTATTTTCGTCGTTGTGTTCATCTTTCCGGGACAATTCATTTAGGATCTGTTCAATTCTCATGCCGCGTTCGATGGAGGGGTCGAATTCAAATCTTATTTCCGGAGTTTTTTTCAGGCGCAACAAAGCTCCCAATTCGCTCTGAACTCGCTTCCGGATACGCGTCAGATAGGCCGAAGCTCTCTGCTTGGCCTCATCATCCCCCAGGACCGAATAAAATATAGTGGCATACTTCAAATCCGCCGATATTTCCACGTCGGTGAATGTTACCATTCCCTGCAATCGCGCCGTGCATTCATGTTCCAGCATAACCTGCACATCCCTCAAAATCTGGCTCCTGAGTCGATCAGATCTCTTGAACTGGCGCATAATAATCCTTAAAGTATTTCCACTCGATAATCGGTCATGTATATTTCCTGTTCATTCTTCACCGCTTCAACTATACGTGCAATCATCTGGTCGGCGAATCTCTTATCGTTGCTGACAACGGCCGCTCCGATCTGGGCCATTCTCAGATTGTTATTGTAATCAACCTCGGCGACAGAGACATTGAAACGGCTCTGCAGCCTGGCCAGAAGCGGTTTCAATCTCCTTCTTTTCTCTTTTAATGAAGTTACGCCTGGGAGATTGATATCAATGACAACCGTACCGACAAACAACCGTCACCCATTCATTCCAATTTTCTTGCTGTCTCAACCAGATGATATACTTCAATCGCGTCGCCCACCTTTATGTCGTTGAAGTTTTCGATCGCGATGCCGCATTCATAGCCGCTGGCCACCTCGCGGGCGTCATCTTTAAAGCGTCTGAGCGAGCTCAAGGCCCCAGTAAAAACAA contains the following coding sequences:
- the rbfA gene encoding 30S ribosome-binding factor RbfA, coding for MRQFKRSDRLRSQILRDVQVMLEHECTARLQGMVTFTDVEISADLKYATIFYSVLGDDEAKQRASAYLTRIRKRVQSELGALLRLKKTPEIRFEFDPSIERGMRIEQILNELSRKDEHNDENK
- a CDS encoding bifunctional oligoribonuclease/PAP phosphatase NrnA, producing MNTTTKINSAKLFEIIKSSQSVLISSHEEPDGDSIGSQLALLQLITNLGKNGLILNRGTIPFKYRFLPDIALINDITKYDGGMNFDLAIVLECPGLERTGGAEKLVTPETLIINIDHHPDNRNFGTVNYLDSEISSVGEMLAELFIEADIPIDQKTATWLYAAILTDTGRFRYGSTKRRTMEIAGRLIEAGANQRDICDNIYYSLPSSTLLLTGAVLSGISFFENGKICLLQLEQSTLEKNGADLSEADGLTDFSLFGHGVIVGGLLKEINGNRTKVSLRSRDSLDVSRLAHKYGGGGHHSAAGFMIELPLEAARKVVLEELKEIVNGSI
- a CDS encoding DUF503 domain-containing protein, which encodes MFVGTVVIDINLPGVTSLKEKRRRLKPLLARLQSRFNVSVAEVDYNNNLRMAQIGAAVVSNDKRFADQMIARIVEAVKNEQEIYMTDYRVEIL
- the truB gene encoding tRNA pseudouridine(55) synthase TruB; translation: MVQYDGILLCNKPYGVSSHDVISNLRQAIGQRRIGHTGTLDPRATGLLVICLGRATKIAQFLAEADKTYEAEIKLGIRSSTFDSEGIMDESTVRVVPELGAKEVAEILSEFKGVIKQRVPAFSAVKMNGQRLYKLARRGEQVETPEREIEINDINLTRLNLPFISFVVCCSKGTYIRALANEIGERVGCGAYLSRLNRVHVGGFELKDALSLNEIKYYRQAGTLKRYIKPIEGVLAFPVNPLLTLQALKISPM